The bacterium genome window below encodes:
- a CDS encoding TRIC cation channel family protein — MPGSQFALPIGFDLAGVLLFAVTGAWSAMARGYDIMGVFVLAFVTGTGGGLIRDGLFLTRVPRVLTDWRYVAVVLVGGLIGVAGGSYAKRFATAFAMVDALGLGAYAVVGAQASLAAGLPALAALIVGLTNAVGGGLLRDVLVREEPLLFKPSQLYGVTALAGCVVFLLLEQQLRVPASDAALVAIGVTFALRMLSRRFNWQTAPLGRR, encoded by the coding sequence ATGCCGGGCAGCCAGTTCGCGCTTCCGATCGGGTTCGACCTCGCCGGGGTGCTCCTGTTCGCGGTGACCGGGGCGTGGAGCGCGATGGCGCGGGGGTACGACATCATGGGTGTGTTCGTGCTGGCGTTCGTAACCGGCACGGGCGGCGGCTTGATCCGTGACGGCCTGTTCCTGACACGGGTGCCGCGTGTCCTCACCGACTGGCGCTACGTCGCGGTGGTGCTCGTGGGCGGCCTCATCGGCGTGGCCGGAGGGTCGTACGCGAAACGATTCGCGACCGCGTTCGCGATGGTGGACGCGCTCGGCCTCGGCGCGTACGCTGTCGTCGGCGCGCAGGCCTCGCTCGCCGCGGGCCTTCCGGCGCTCGCGGCCCTGATCGTCGGGTTGACGAACGCGGTCGGGGGCGGGCTGCTTCGGGATGTACTGGTGCGCGAGGAACCGCTGTTGTTCAAGCCGAGCCAGCTGTACGGTGTGACGGCGTTGGCCGGCTGCGTCGTCTTCCTGTTGCTCGAACAGCAACTGCGCGTGCCGGCGTCGGACGCCGCGCTCGTGGCGATCGGCGTGACCTTCGCGCTGCGCATGCTCTCCAGGCGCTTCAACTGGCAGACCGCGCCGCTCGGCCGCCGGTAG
- a CDS encoding helix-turn-helix domain-containing protein has protein sequence MSAKSTTGRPTAGPSVATGPRPFGELLRRWRLARRMSQLALATEAEISARHLSFLETGRTQPSRQMVLLLAGVLDVPLREQNLLLTAAGFAGVYRETALAAPEMDQVRRALDFMLAQQEPYPAMVVDRHWNLLMQNRAADRLFRLFLDPEAVAQVPGPPNAVRLTFHPRGLRPYIENWEALAGPLIQQIHREAVGGIPDEGTHRLLDEVLAYPGGPARWRTPDAHAQSAPFLSLLLCKGDLRVRFFTTIATLGTPQDITLQELRVECFFPADEATEDVARRLARTGA, from the coding sequence ATGAGTGCGAAGAGCACGACCGGGAGACCGACGGCGGGCCCGAGCGTCGCCACGGGACCGCGCCCCTTCGGTGAGTTGCTGCGGCGCTGGAGGCTCGCCCGACGCATGAGCCAACTCGCGCTCGCCACCGAGGCCGAGATCTCGGCGCGCCACCTGAGCTTTCTCGAAACCGGACGCACCCAGCCGAGCCGCCAGATGGTACTGCTCCTGGCCGGCGTGCTCGACGTACCGTTGCGGGAGCAAAACCTGCTGCTGACCGCCGCGGGGTTCGCGGGAGTGTACCGAGAGACCGCCCTGGCCGCGCCGGAGATGGACCAGGTGCGGCGGGCGCTCGATTTCATGCTGGCCCAGCAGGAGCCGTACCCCGCAATGGTCGTGGACCGACACTGGAACCTGCTCATGCAGAACCGCGCGGCCGACCGGTTGTTCAGGCTCTTCCTCGATCCCGAGGCGGTGGCGCAGGTGCCAGGGCCGCCGAACGCGGTGCGACTGACCTTCCACCCGCGCGGCCTGCGCCCGTACATCGAGAATTGGGAGGCCCTTGCCGGCCCGCTGATCCAGCAGATCCACCGGGAAGCCGTGGGCGGCATCCCCGACGAGGGCACCCACCGTCTGCTCGACGAAGTCCTGGCGTACCCCGGCGGCCCCGCGCGGTGGCGCACCCCCGACGCGCACGCGCAGTCGGCGCCGTTCCTGTCGCTTTTGCTTTGCAAGGGCGACCTCAGGGTGCGGTTCTTTACGACGATCGCCACCCTGGGGACGCCGCAGGACATCACCCTGCAGGAACTGCGTGTGGAGTGCTTCTTCCCGGCCGACGAGGCCACCGAGGACGTCGCACGCCGCCTGGCGCGCACCGGCGCGTAG
- a CDS encoding ester cyclase, translated as MDRRGTDLSVGGNRTLGLRFYDVMWNTWDESAVPEALASDVDFRGSIGVRARGHAGVVEYMRLIRDAFPDFHNRIDDLVAEDDKVVARLTYTGTHLGPLLEHAATGRKVTYSGAAFFEIANGKIRHVWVLGDALSLMRQIGAV; from the coding sequence GTGGATCGGCGCGGAACGGACCTGAGCGTCGGGGGCAACAGGACGCTGGGGCTGCGGTTCTACGACGTCATGTGGAATACGTGGGATGAGTCCGCCGTGCCTGAGGCGCTCGCGTCCGACGTCGATTTCCGGGGCTCCATCGGCGTGCGCGCGCGCGGTCACGCCGGGGTGGTCGAGTATATGCGCCTGATCCGCGACGCATTCCCCGATTTCCACAATCGGATCGACGACCTCGTGGCCGAGGATGACAAGGTGGTCGCACGGCTGACCTACACGGGCACACACCTGGGGCCGCTCCTCGAACACGCCGCGACGGGGCGGAAAGTCACGTACTCCGGCGCCGCGTTCTTCGAGATCGCGAACGGGAAGATCCGGCACGTGTGGGTACTTGGCGACGCGCTGAGCCTGATGCGACAGATCGGCGCGGTGTGA
- a CDS encoding molybdenum cofactor biosynthesis protein MoaE, producing the protein MWYNRGVKVRVRLFASYREAVGQPVVELPIDPDADGPGLWASLVARYPALASLPAPSGYAVNDEYVRDPRPFRESDEVALIPPVSGGDGRRTDPDTPDADERAGVTQARSDRAPLVILTDGPISADRVLAEVADATAGGIVLFLGVVRDNTRGRRVQHLTYEAYDVVARRELERIAAAAGERWPVTRIAIAHRTGRLGVGETSVAVAVSAPHRAAAFEAARYCIDTLKLTVPIWKKEVWDGGAEWIGAERT; encoded by the coding sequence GTGTGGTACAATCGGGGCGTGAAGGTCAGGGTCCGCTTGTTCGCGTCATACCGGGAGGCGGTCGGACAGCCGGTCGTGGAGCTCCCGATCGATCCGGACGCCGACGGCCCGGGGCTGTGGGCGTCGCTCGTCGCACGGTACCCGGCGCTGGCGTCGCTTCCCGCCCCGAGCGGCTACGCCGTCAACGATGAGTACGTCCGCGACCCCCGTCCGTTCCGGGAGTCGGACGAAGTCGCGCTGATTCCGCCGGTGAGCGGCGGGGACGGGCGCCGGACCGACCCGGACACGCCCGATGCGGACGAACGCGCAGGAGTGACGCAGGCCCGGTCGGATCGCGCACCGCTCGTGATCCTCACCGACGGTCCGATCTCAGCGGACCGCGTGCTCGCCGAGGTCGCCGACGCCACCGCCGGCGGGATCGTCTTGTTCCTGGGCGTTGTCCGCGACAACACCCGGGGGCGTCGCGTGCAGCACCTGACGTACGAAGCATACGACGTGGTCGCGCGCCGCGAGCTCGAACGGATCGCCGCGGCGGCCGGGGAGCGGTGGCCGGTCACCCGCATCGCGATCGCGCATCGCACGGGTCGCCTGGGCGTCGGCGAAACCAGCGTGGCGGTCGCGGTCTCGGCGCCGCACCGGGCGGCGGCGTTCGAGGCGGCGCGATACTGCATCGACACGCTCAAACTCACCGTGCCCATCTGGAAGAAGGAAGTCTGGGACGGCGGCGCGGAGTGGATCGGCGCGGAACGGACCTGA
- a CDS encoding glycosyltransferase family 39 protein produces MTDDTAPAADRESPDVSGERWTGRPGARSSSGAPQIRSLAEAAAVCVIVAGALAIRLWGVGRGLPYVHEWDEPLVLTWVIGMLQRGDINPSTFAYPSVYYYLLLPVVHLWYLWLHLRGRITSPWDIQLFHPQGAYAHYWWYISYPSFYLWGRVLTACLGAGTVVVVYRIGAVLFEPAVGLLAAAILAVAPGTIYYADTVRVDVPMIFFLMLAILAGIDVWRRGVRRDYSRAGLLAGLAVSTKPSAFLVALPLLIAHLLNPTRDAVIDRRAVRLALFTVLGFAIGTPYALAQVGYFLDRMSQNAAAYGGFPTAAMMRIGMPLYLGYLVSPQQGQEWYVIPHVAFGIVPALAALVGAIVGFFWKPKVQVYLLSFPVVYFLYTAGQRFLPLRYILPVLPFMALFAAVAAVWVWRWLRLRWTVAPAVCLPALAAAGVVLLLLGPVWDSVALARALAGDRDTRAVAVDWLRHHVTAGSRVAVEAELRWFIPDLNRLPCTVLYATRGADAAWYREHGIDFAVVDTHSWLRAEDVVFRVSSPSYLPAFTEVATWPPDTFPLVDPPVLVVRDPR; encoded by the coding sequence GTGACGGACGACACGGCCCCGGCGGCCGATCGGGAGTCCCCCGATGTTTCCGGCGAGCGGTGGACCGGCCGACCCGGCGCACGATCCTCGTCGGGGGCTCCGCAGATCCGATCGCTCGCCGAAGCGGCGGCGGTCTGCGTCATCGTCGCGGGCGCCCTCGCGATACGCCTCTGGGGGGTCGGGCGCGGGCTTCCCTACGTGCACGAGTGGGACGAGCCGCTCGTCCTCACCTGGGTCATCGGCATGCTCCAGCGCGGCGACATCAATCCGTCCACGTTCGCGTATCCCAGCGTGTACTACTACTTGCTCCTGCCCGTGGTGCACCTGTGGTACCTCTGGCTCCATCTGCGCGGACGGATCACGTCCCCGTGGGACATCCAGCTGTTTCACCCCCAGGGGGCGTACGCGCACTATTGGTGGTACATCAGCTACCCGTCGTTCTACCTGTGGGGCCGTGTCCTCACGGCGTGCCTGGGCGCGGGCACGGTGGTCGTCGTCTACCGCATCGGTGCGGTCTTGTTCGAGCCGGCCGTCGGGCTCCTCGCCGCCGCGATCCTCGCGGTCGCGCCGGGCACGATCTACTATGCGGATACGGTGCGCGTGGACGTGCCCATGATCTTTTTCCTGATGTTGGCGATTCTGGCCGGCATCGACGTGTGGCGCCGGGGCGTCCGGCGGGACTACTCGCGGGCCGGGTTGCTCGCCGGCCTCGCGGTGTCCACCAAGCCGAGCGCCTTTCTGGTCGCGCTGCCGCTCTTGATCGCGCACCTCCTGAACCCGACCCGGGACGCCGTGATCGACCGCCGCGCGGTGCGCCTGGCGTTGTTCACCGTGCTGGGATTCGCGATCGGCACGCCGTATGCGCTCGCGCAGGTGGGGTACTTCTTGGACCGCATGAGCCAGAACGCTGCCGCGTACGGTGGATTTCCGACCGCGGCGATGATGCGCATCGGCATGCCCCTGTACCTGGGCTATCTGGTGTCCCCGCAGCAGGGCCAGGAGTGGTACGTGATCCCCCACGTCGCCTTCGGGATCGTCCCCGCCCTGGCCGCGCTCGTCGGCGCGATCGTGGGGTTCTTCTGGAAGCCGAAAGTGCAGGTCTACCTGCTGAGCTTCCCCGTCGTCTACTTCCTCTACACGGCCGGTCAGCGGTTCCTGCCGCTGCGCTACATCCTGCCCGTGCTGCCCTTCATGGCGCTGTTCGCGGCGGTCGCCGCTGTCTGGGTCTGGCGGTGGCTGCGGTTGCGGTGGACTGTGGCGCCGGCGGTGTGTCTCCCCGCGCTCGCGGCCGCGGGCGTGGTGCTGCTGCTCCTCGGGCCGGTGTGGGACTCCGTCGCGCTCGCGCGGGCGTTGGCGGGCGATCGGGACACGCGGGCGGTTGCCGTCGATTGGCTCAGGCACCATGTGACGGCGGGTTCGAGGGTGGCGGTCGAGGCGGAACTCCGGTGGTTCATCCCCGATCTGAACCGGCTGCCGTGCACCGTGCTCTACGCGACGCGCGGAGCCGACGCCGCTTGGTATCGCGAGCACGGGATCGACTTCGCCGTCGTCGACACACACAGCTGGCTGCGCGCAGAGGACGTCGTCTTCCGCGTGTCGTCCCCCTCGTACCTGCCGGCGTTCACCGAGGTCGCCACGTGGCCTCCCGACACGTTTCCGCTGGTCGATCCGCCCGTGCTGGTGGTTCGGGACCCCCGCTGA
- a CDS encoding M48 family metalloprotease, whose translation MRIQRIHRAWRMALAALLAVAVALLAAPARPVTAQLFGISEQQEIQIGREVERQMAQQYGFVSDPQQTQYVTTLGLKLAHVSERPNLPWTYHIIRGSVVNSFAAPGGFIFVTQGMMRFVKSEDELAFVLGHETTHVAHRHAVDLAQRDMELQLGAVIVTQILFGGSLGAYELTQLGRALVDAKYSREKEAEADHYGVIYMRKVGYNPMAALSFFQRLAASEKAQPSAFQHAFEDHPDTPARIAAIQTELHQMGYDVPLPGPPPPTSSAPGRSTPSAPQTPGPDTSRSTPSAPAPRPRDAGP comes from the coding sequence GTGAGGATCCAACGGATTCATCGCGCCTGGAGGATGGCGCTGGCGGCCCTGCTGGCGGTCGCCGTCGCGCTGCTGGCTGCGCCGGCGCGCCCCGTGACCGCGCAGTTGTTCGGCATCAGCGAGCAGCAGGAGATTCAGATCGGTCGCGAGGTCGAGCGCCAGATGGCGCAGCAATACGGCTTCGTGAGCGACCCGCAGCAGACCCAATACGTGACGACGCTCGGTCTCAAGCTCGCCCACGTGTCCGAGCGCCCGAATCTGCCGTGGACGTACCATATCATCAGGGGCAGCGTCGTCAACTCGTTCGCTGCGCCAGGCGGGTTCATCTTCGTGACGCAGGGGATGATGCGCTTCGTCAAGTCCGAAGACGAGCTGGCGTTTGTGCTCGGGCACGAGACGACCCACGTGGCGCACCGGCATGCGGTGGACCTCGCGCAGCGCGACATGGAGCTGCAGCTCGGGGCGGTCATCGTGACGCAGATCCTCTTCGGTGGCAGCCTGGGCGCCTACGAACTGACGCAGCTCGGTCGTGCCCTGGTGGACGCGAAGTACTCGCGCGAGAAGGAGGCCGAGGCGGACCACTACGGCGTGATCTACATGCGCAAGGTAGGGTACAATCCCATGGCCGCGCTCTCGTTCTTCCAGCGACTCGCGGCCAGCGAGAAGGCCCAGCCGAGTGCGTTCCAGCACGCGTTCGAGGATCACCCGGACACCCCGGCCCGGATCGCCGCGATCCAGACCGAGCTGCACCAAATGGGGTACGACGTTCCGCTTCCGGGGCCGCCGCCCCCGACGTCGTCCGCCCCCGGGAGATCCACTCCGTCCGCGCCCCAGACGCCCGGTCCGGACACGTCCAGATCCACGCCGTCTGCGCCCGCGCCGCGGCCGCGCGACGCCGGCCCCTGA
- a CDS encoding DUF202 domain-containing protein: protein MTEPTADQRAATSRDPNRARDHLANERTFLAWVRTGVAVIVLGFAIGRFAIAIREFASLQGLARRTPEFSVWFGTIAMVAGVLLTLAGLRRYRRTRAQLESGTFEPAGFATDLVGILTALFGLLLAGYLVYMKLRQ from the coding sequence ATGACAGAGCCGACCGCCGACCAGCGCGCTGCGACCAGCCGAGATCCCAACCGCGCCCGCGATCACCTCGCGAATGAACGCACGTTTCTCGCGTGGGTGCGTACCGGCGTCGCCGTCATCGTCCTCGGGTTTGCGATTGGCCGCTTTGCGATTGCCATCCGTGAATTCGCGAGCCTGCAGGGGCTCGCGCGGCGAACGCCGGAATTCTCCGTCTGGTTCGGGACGATCGCCATGGTCGCGGGCGTGCTGCTGACGCTGGCCGGTCTGCGTCGGTATCGTCGGACGCGTGCCCAGCTGGAATCAGGAACGTTCGAGCCCGCCGGGTTTGCCACCGACCTCGTCGGCATTCTCACGGCGCTGTTCGGGCTGCTGCTCGCCGGATATTTGGTCTACATGAAACTCCGACAGTAG
- a CDS encoding extracellular solute-binding protein codes for MHITRRGWLVAVLAIVLAGVTVAQGQSRVTITYWQYYFESKVKTMDTLIAQFEAKNPGIHVVQETFPYDSYNQKVASAVPAGQGPDVVNLYYGWLPLYVGSGYLQVLPSSAFAPAEIEREFVPMIKAAKFDGRYWALPTAVRTLALFYDKDMFRQAGIGRAPITWDEFASDAQKLTQRDASGRITVEGFGIAPNGQDHQLLREILFRQWGAAPYSADNRHVTYNTAQGAAALAWYTDLVTKQKVAVIDFFPGGNGYRDAFDAGKAGMIVDGSFAIGAIRSAAKFDWGVAVLPKRTAGGTPGNFGSFWVNGLTRKASGPRLAASVAFLKYLTSTDVQRLWLTQVGEIPASQALAADPKLAQDPVYGPFIASLAYAHATFFVDETAQRTVLLDAINEVVLNHKDPKAALDDAAAKEQKVLDDFWAKQPHK; via the coding sequence ATGCACATCACCCGGAGAGGCTGGCTCGTTGCGGTGCTGGCCATCGTCTTGGCCGGCGTCACGGTGGCCCAAGGCCAATCCCGAGTCACGATCACGTACTGGCAGTACTACTTCGAAAGCAAGGTCAAGACCATGGATACCCTGATCGCCCAGTTCGAGGCGAAGAACCCGGGCATCCACGTGGTCCAGGAGACGTTCCCCTACGATTCCTACAACCAGAAAGTCGCGAGCGCCGTCCCGGCCGGCCAGGGGCCGGACGTCGTGAACTTGTACTACGGCTGGCTCCCGCTCTACGTGGGCAGCGGGTATCTGCAGGTCCTCCCGAGCAGCGCGTTCGCGCCCGCCGAGATCGAGCGGGAGTTCGTGCCGATGATCAAGGCCGCGAAGTTCGACGGGCGGTACTGGGCCCTGCCCACCGCGGTCAGGACGCTCGCGCTGTTCTACGACAAGGACATGTTTCGTCAGGCCGGTATCGGCCGGGCGCCGATCACCTGGGACGAGTTCGCCTCCGACGCGCAGAAGTTGACGCAGCGCGACGCGAGCGGCCGCATCACAGTCGAAGGCTTCGGGATCGCGCCGAACGGGCAGGACCACCAGTTGCTCCGTGAGATCCTGTTCCGTCAGTGGGGCGCGGCGCCGTACAGCGCCGACAATCGGCACGTGACGTACAACACGGCCCAGGGGGCCGCGGCGCTCGCCTGGTACACCGACCTCGTGACCAAGCAGAAGGTGGCGGTCATCGATTTCTTCCCGGGCGGCAACGGCTACCGCGACGCGTTCGACGCCGGCAAGGCCGGGATGATCGTGGACGGCTCGTTCGCGATCGGCGCCATCCGGTCGGCCGCGAAATTCGACTGGGGCGTCGCGGTGCTGCCCAAGCGCACCGCGGGGGGGACCCCGGGGAACTTCGGGTCGTTCTGGGTCAACGGGCTGACGCGAAAGGCGAGCGGTCCGCGGCTCGCGGCGTCGGTGGCGTTTCTGAAATACTTGACGTCCACCGACGTGCAACGGCTCTGGCTCACGCAGGTCGGGGAAATCCCGGCGAGCCAGGCACTCGCCGCCGACCCGAAGCTCGCGCAGGATCCGGTGTACGGCCCGTTCATCGCCAGCCTCGCGTACGCGCACGCGACGTTCTTCGTCGATGAAACCGCGCAGCGCACGGTCCTGCTCGACGCGATCAACGAGGTGGTGCTGAACCACAAGGACCCCAAGGCCGCCCTCGACGACGCTGCGGCCAAGGAGCAGAAGGTCCTCGACGACTTCTGGGCCAAGCAGCCGCACAAATAG
- a CDS encoding sugar ABC transporter permease: protein MAVQVGRVRRGGLSLSARRTLSAYTFLAVPLAFFLTIRIAPAAGALVISLHRWNVVGADQPFVGLANFREIWADASFWKAAGNTVMYAVVGIPAQLALGFAVALLLRRITRLRGLFRTIYFIPFVTPIVAAAWVWQWMYSPNFGPLAMLASAIRLPAPAFLRAPSQALYAIAALVVWEYLGFQVVIFLAGLDAIPRVYYEAAAVDGAQGWRMFRYITVPLLNPTLVFSVVYGTIVYLQLFTQVLNMTFGDPGGPLGSTDTIVLYVYILGFQRFHMGQAAAATVLLFGVLLLITLAQLTVLSRKVEY from the coding sequence ATGGCCGTCCAGGTGGGTCGGGTGCGTCGGGGCGGTCTCAGTCTGAGTGCCCGCCGGACGCTGTCGGCGTACACGTTTCTTGCGGTGCCGCTCGCGTTCTTCCTGACGATCCGCATCGCGCCCGCCGCGGGCGCCCTCGTGATCAGCCTGCACCGCTGGAACGTCGTGGGGGCGGACCAGCCGTTCGTCGGCCTCGCGAACTTTCGCGAGATCTGGGCGGACGCGTCGTTCTGGAAGGCGGCGGGCAATACCGTGATGTACGCCGTGGTCGGCATCCCCGCGCAGCTGGCGCTGGGGTTCGCGGTCGCGCTGCTGCTGCGGCGGATCACGCGCCTCCGCGGGCTCTTCCGCACGATCTACTTCATCCCGTTCGTGACCCCGATCGTCGCGGCGGCGTGGGTGTGGCAGTGGATGTACTCGCCCAACTTCGGCCCGCTGGCGATGCTGGCGAGCGCCATCAGATTGCCGGCGCCGGCGTTCCTGCGCGCGCCGAGCCAGGCGCTGTACGCGATCGCGGCGCTCGTGGTGTGGGAGTATCTCGGGTTCCAGGTCGTGATCTTCTTGGCGGGGCTCGACGCGATCCCCCGAGTCTACTACGAGGCTGCCGCGGTGGACGGCGCCCAGGGGTGGCGGATGTTCCGGTACATCACCGTGCCGCTGCTCAACCCCACGCTCGTCTTCTCGGTCGTGTACGGGACGATCGTGTACCTGCAGCTGTTCACGCAGGTGCTGAACATGACGTTCGGGGACCCCGGCGGCCCGCTCGGCAGCACCGACACGATCGTCCTGTATGTGTACATCCTCGGGTTTCAACGGTTCCACATGGGCCAGGCCGCCGCGGCGACGGTTCTGCTGTTCGGCGTCCTGCTGCTCATCACGCTCGCACAGCTCACCGTCCTGTCTCGAAAGGTGGAGTACTGA
- a CDS encoding carbohydrate ABC transporter permease: MARALDARAAAPAAAHRAWLFRRGWGSAAAYAALAAGSVLVVYPFLWMLATALKTPREIFELHFWPVAPTLDNIRAVLVATQFPRWFANSLGVAAATTVSVAFFDSLVGYTFAKLRFPGRNVIFVVILSTLMIPTEMLVIPWYTMSARLGWIDTYWGILFPGIMSAFGVFLMRQFMAGVPDELLEAARIDGLSEFGLFTRVALPLVRPALAALCIFTFLGNWNAFLWPLIVIQTPAMRTLPVGIALFSGEAGSSWHLIMAASALAVLPVLAVFALLQRQIIEGVVLTGLRS, encoded by the coding sequence ATGGCGCGGGCGCTCGATGCCCGGGCGGCCGCGCCCGCCGCGGCGCACCGCGCATGGCTCTTCCGGCGGGGGTGGGGAAGTGCCGCGGCGTACGCGGCGCTGGCCGCAGGCAGCGTCCTCGTCGTGTACCCGTTTCTCTGGATGCTCGCGACCGCCCTCAAGACGCCGCGAGAGATCTTCGAGCTGCACTTCTGGCCCGTCGCTCCGACGCTCGACAACATCCGCGCGGTCCTGGTCGCGACGCAGTTCCCGCGCTGGTTCGCGAACAGCCTCGGCGTGGCCGCCGCGACGACCGTCAGCGTGGCGTTCTTCGACTCGTTGGTGGGGTACACGTTCGCGAAGCTGCGCTTCCCCGGCCGAAACGTCATCTTCGTCGTCATCCTGAGCACCCTGATGATTCCGACCGAGATGCTCGTGATCCCGTGGTACACGATGAGTGCGCGGTTGGGGTGGATCGACACCTACTGGGGCATCCTGTTCCCGGGGATCATGAGCGCGTTCGGCGTGTTCCTGATGCGGCAGTTCATGGCCGGGGTGCCGGACGAGCTGCTCGAAGCCGCGCGGATCGACGGCCTCTCCGAATTTGGCCTGTTTACGCGGGTCGCCTTGCCGCTCGTGCGTCCCGCGCTCGCGGCCCTGTGCATCTTCACGTTCCTCGGCAACTGGAACGCGTTCCTGTGGCCGTTGATCGTGATCCAAACACCCGCGATGCGGACGCTGCCCGTGGGGATCGCCCTGTTCAGCGGCGAGGCGGGCTCGTCGTGGCACCTCATCATGGCCGCGTCGGCGCTCGCCGTGCTTCCCGTGCTCGCCGTGTTCGCTCTGCTCCAGCGGCAGATCATCGAGGGCGTCGTGCTCACGGGGTTGCGGAGTTGA
- a CDS encoding amidohydrolase family protein yields MTAQVPVLDFHAHFPIRGGGDRVRDQYVARHGEAKWAAVTGWLRADQAGWRRAWGFPDPEPPGPDDEMADRWAAEAARHRLVRIVFVTGGDNDRLARVVARHPDTFVGFAHHDPFRPDAAAELDRAVRTLGLRGYKLIAPLLDGRIDDERLYPVWDTAERLGIPVLIHFGPLRYQGIVSHPNMSPLVLQDVARAFPGVPFVIPHFGCGYPRELLHLAWVCGNVHVDTSGSNEWMRWMPYPLTLASLFRTFLDTVGSSRIVFGTDSSWFPRGFAARYLADQLRACYEIGCPDDAVRAIFAGNAARLLRLRSPEAGARGAGEGGD; encoded by the coding sequence ATGACCGCGCAGGTTCCGGTCCTCGATTTCCACGCGCACTTCCCGATCCGCGGCGGCGGCGACCGCGTGCGCGACCAGTACGTCGCTCGACACGGCGAGGCGAAGTGGGCCGCGGTCACCGGGTGGTTGCGCGCCGACCAGGCGGGGTGGCGCCGGGCGTGGGGGTTTCCCGACCCCGAGCCGCCGGGGCCGGACGACGAGATGGCGGACCGGTGGGCGGCCGAGGCGGCCCGCCACCGCCTCGTGCGGATCGTGTTCGTCACGGGCGGCGACAACGACCGGCTCGCGCGCGTCGTCGCGCGGCACCCCGACACGTTCGTCGGCTTCGCCCACCACGACCCGTTTCGTCCGGACGCGGCGGCCGAGCTCGACCGCGCCGTCCGCACGCTGGGGCTGCGCGGGTACAAGCTCATCGCCCCGCTGCTCGACGGCCGGATCGACGACGAGCGGCTCTATCCGGTGTGGGACACGGCCGAGCGGCTCGGCATCCCCGTGTTGATCCACTTCGGTCCGCTCCGCTACCAGGGGATCGTGTCCCACCCGAACATGAGCCCGCTCGTGCTTCAAGATGTCGCCCGCGCGTTTCCCGGCGTGCCGTTCGTCATCCCGCACTTCGGCTGCGGGTACCCGCGCGAGCTCCTGCACCTCGCCTGGGTGTGCGGCAACGTACACGTGGACACCTCGGGCTCGAACGAGTGGATGCGGTGGATGCCGTACCCGCTGACGCTCGCGAGCTTGTTCCGGACGTTTCTCGACACCGTGGGCTCGTCGCGCATCGTCTTCGGCACCGACTCGTCGTGGTTTCCGCGAGGGTTCGCGGCGCGCTACCTCGCAGACCAGCTGCGCGCGTGCTACGAGATCGGATGCCCGGATGACGCCGTGCGCGCGATCTTCGCCGGGAACGCCGCCCGCCTGCTCAGGCTCAGGTCGCCGGAGGCCGGGGCGCGCGGTGCGGGTGAGGGAGGGGACTGA